GGGTGCTCACTGTCCGCCTCGCAGGCGAGGTCAGCTATCGGCTGTCCGGCGGTTTCGCCTGTGCCCATGCAAGATCGTCGACATGTCGGCGTCCCCCACGGGTATTCGCCTCACAGGTATCGACATCTTCACCGGCAGGAAGCATGAAGATGTCGTCTCGGCGACTCACAACGTCGATGTGCCCAACGTCAAACGGAGTGAGTACCAGCTGGTCGACATCGCCGACGGCTTCCTCAGCATGATGGACGATGGCGGTGAGATGAAGGAGGACGTAAAGCTCCCGGCAGGGGAACTGGGCGATGCAATCGCGGCAGACTTCGAGGCCGGCAAGGACCTCCTCGTGACCGTGATCAGCGCGATGGGCGAGGAGGCAGCGATCTCCCATAAGGAAGCTCCTAAGGGCAGCGGAGCCTGACCGCTGCCCCTGTGCGCGTGGTGCGTGGAGCTGGAGCGGGCAGTCAGCGGGGCTGGTTCAGCGCCCGGGTCAGTTCACGGTTGGCGGCCCGGGCAGCACCACCGCGCCCGCCTGGGGGAACTGCTGCGCGCTTACGGGCCGGGCGGCAGGCCCGCCTCGCACGGCCGGTACGTACGGGCCTGGACCACCTCACCGGCACTGCCCCCTCCAGCCCGCCCGGACCGCCAGTCCCTGGTGAGCCGGACAAACTCACGGCGCAACCCGGCGGGTGCCAGAGACCACTTCCTGCGACGAGCTCATAGGTTCGCGTTCCGACTGGTCCGTTCACGCGGGGGGCTGGACAGCACCTCGCCCGGCACCCCCGTCGCCGGGCGAGGTGAGCTTGCCGGCACACCGGCAACAGCCTCTGCGGGCGCGGCCAGCACCGCTCCGGCCAAGGCTCCCCGACTCTCGGCAGCTACCTCTTCTCGATCTTTATATCTGCCAAATCCCACCAGCACTTAAGGACGGCCTTCCGCTTCGTTCCCCCGTTCTGCTTGTACCACTCGCTGGTACGGTCCTGCTCGAAGTTGCAGATCGAGATCGTGCGCCACTGCCCCTTGCCCTTGCACTCGACCCATCCGGTTTTGCCACCGACGTGCTTCTTGCAGGACAGAGATTGAGCTGCAGCAGCCTCATCCGCCGCCGCCTGGGGAGCAGTAAGGATAAGGGCAGCCACAGCACTCAGCCCGGCAACTGCGAGACTCCGCC
The window above is part of the Streptomyces syringium genome. Proteins encoded here:
- the eif5A gene encoding translation initiation factor IF-5A, translating into MVDMSASPTGIRLTGIDIFTGRKHEDVVSATHNVDVPNVKRSEYQLVDIADGFLSMMDDGGEMKEDVKLPAGELGDAIAADFEAGKDLLVTVISAMGEEAAISHKEAPKGSGA